The following proteins are co-located in the Scylla paramamosain isolate STU-SP2022 chromosome 37, ASM3559412v1, whole genome shotgun sequence genome:
- the LOC135091483 gene encoding uncharacterized protein LOC135091483 isoform X2: MQQVSLSTYKGVCTEKAGYQRAGFQRQPAPGTSTIGCSQRTQVTSFDPLGERHRQRQYLSSVYKMLSSSSDDDFMLLDSVHTKVKRKRRAVQEINYKREEFGEYHHLFSDLKRDNARFFEYTRMTQETFNYILKKVEHRLVKTWCNWHEQPIQPEERLVITIRYLATGSSFRSLAFSFRVGVTTVGKIVSETVITLWEELHEEHMPVPTKESFKMIAEDFYSIWNFPNCLGSIDGKHIRVQCPQNSGSMYFNYKKFFSIVLQAVADAHYKFIGVDVGGFGKQSDAGTLQASDLYSVLTKGKLEIPEPSYLPNTNVKAPYVFVGDEAYPLLPFLLKPYGGRNLTIEDTTFNQRLSRCRKTVECAFGMLYSKWRLLSKCVETKVDLIDNIVKCICVLHNTIIDKEGVEHHLTETAVSTLQQNDHMYCRGRLSNEAVNVREIFKSFLLKYPLVYKDQTKQ; the protein is encoded by the exons ATGCAACAAGTCTCACTCAGCACCTATAAGGGTGTGTGCACAGAGAAAGCAGGTTACCAGCGCGCTGGTTTCCAGCGCCAACCCGCGCCGGGAACCAGCACGATAGGGTGTTCACAGAGGACGCAGGTAACCAGTTTCGACCCGCTCGGTGAGCGACACAGACAGAGGCAGTATCTATCATCAGTGTACAAGATGTTGAGCTCATCGTCTGACGATGACTTCATGCTGCTTGATAGTGTTCATACAAAagtcaagagaaaaagaagagcagtacaagaaataaactacaagagagaagagtttggagaatatcatcatcttttcagtGATCTGAAAAGGGACAACGCAAGATTTTTTGAATACACAAGGATGACACAAGAGACATTCAACTACATTCTCAAGAAAGTTGAACATCGTCTTGTGAAGACATGGTGTAATTGGCATGAGCAACCCATTCAACCTGAAGAAAGACTTGTCATTACTATCAG GTATCTTGCCACAGGATCGTCGTTCCGTTCCCTTGCATTTTCGTTTAGGGTCGGAGTGACAACGGTGGGAAAGATTGTTTCAGAGACTGTTATCACACTGTGGGAAGAACTACATGAGGAACACATGCCAGTACCAACAAAGGAGTCCTTCAAAATGATCGCTGAAGATTTCTACAGCATCTGGAATTTCCCTAACTGTTTAGGCTCAATTGATGGAAAACATATCCGTGTTCAGTGTCCCCAAAATTCAGGATCAATGTACTTTAACTACAAAAAGTTTTTTTCCATTGTCCTTCAAGCTGTTGCAGATGCACACTACAAGTTCATTGGTGTTGATGTAGGAGGCTTTGGAAAGCAAAGTGATGCTGGTACGCTCCAAGCCTCTGATCTGTACAGTGTCTTGACAAAGGGAAAACTAGAAATTCCTGAaccttcttacctaccaaataCAAATGTCAAAGCTCCATATGTGTTTGTGGGGGATGAAGCCTATCCACTTTTACCTTTCCTACTAAAACCGTATGGTGGACGTAATTTGACTATTGAAGATACCACCTTCAACCAACGTTTATCCAGGTGTAGGAAGACTGTTGAGTGTGCTTTTGGCATGTTATACAGCAAATGGCGTTTACTGTCAAAGTGTGTAGAAACCAAAGTTGATTTGATTGACAACATTGTAAAATGTATTTGTGTTCTGCATAACACAATCATAGATAAAGAGGGCGTTGAACATCATCTAACTGAGACTGCTGTCTCAACTCTTCAGCAAAATGATCATATGTATTGTCGGGGAAGACTGTCAAACGAAGCTGTGAATGTTAGGGAAATCTTTAAATCTTTCTTATTGAAGTATCCTTTAGTATACAAGGACCAAACAAAGCAGTAA